GGAAGCTATGCCAAAGGTTATGCAGACGAAGAATCTGATATCGATATAGTGGTGTTGGCTGATAAAAAGAATTTTTTAGAAAGATTGGATTTGTGTAATGCGTTTGAATATTTGCATGATTTAAGAAAACAAATTTCAAATAAATTTCACAAATCCGTAGATATTTGCGATTTTTACTCTGAACAAAAAATGCAAGAGAATAAGATAGTAAAAGGAGCGATTTATGTCTAGTTGTATCAAAAGATTAGAGACGGCGGTTGAAAAAATAGAAGAAATAGAAAAGATTTGCAACCTAAATGGAGTCACAAAAGCTTTAGAAGACGAGTCGATTTTAAAACCAGCTATAATGAAGCACTTTGATGTAATTCATCAGCAGTTCGAAAAGCTTGAAAAAGCGCAAGAATACCACATTTTAAGCAAAATTGACAAAGACGATCTAAAGGGGCTAAAGCAAGTTAGAAATTGGTCTTCACATGATTACGATAATATAGAAAATGAAATCATAGAACATGCAATACATACGAAATTACCAAAACTCAAAGAAAATATACAAAAGGTTTTAAAAGAAACAAAAAAAGACATGTGCGAAGATTTGCAAAAAAAAATTGATCGTTTTGTTAAAAAGCAAGATATTTTAACATCACAAGCCAAAAGCGAATTAAAATCCGATATCCAAAAAAGTTACGATATATTACAAAAAAATGGACTTGAGCTTGATAAAACATATACTGGCAAACTAAGTAATATTATTAAAAACAATTCCAATGAGAATGTAAGATAAACTTTGCATTCTCAAAAATTAAATTTTTAACCTTTTTTATCTCTTTTTTACTAAAAATTTATCTTTTTTATTATTTTTATTTTTGCTAAATTTAAATTTTTTATTATTTCTGAATTAAATATTTTATTATTTTTTTTAGCAAACTATCAAATAATACAGGCATTTAAAACTTAGTATTTGTTAGGGCTAATGGTTTTATATATCATTTTTCTAAGCTGTGTTTGGGTTTGCTTTGAGTAATGTTGTCAAACCAAAACAAACTAAACAAAAGGAGCGAAAATGAAAAAAATTCAAAGCAATGATTTGATGAATATAGAGCAGTTAGAGCAGGAATTTGGTATATCAAAAAGCGCACAAGCAAAAGCAAGGATGAAAATAAATCAGGGCAAGGATAATTCTATCCCTTTTTACAAATACGGCAAAACGATACTTTATAGTAGAAAAGCCATAAACGAATGGCTACAAAAATTTGCTGTAAATTGCTAGTTTTTACATAAATGCCGCGACTATAATTGACTTTGCGGCGATTTTTAATATATAATTGCATTTCGTGTCTTTTCAAGCAAATGCAAAGCTTTACAAGTCATATAAAAATGGCACTTTTAAAGCGTAGTATTTATGGGAAGTATTTTTTATTAGTAAGTTTTTGCCAAATTTTGGTAAATTTACTAAAAAAGTAAATAAGGTAGTATTTCAAGCAGTATTGAAAACTTAAATCACAAAATGCCAATAAATAGGCGTTTTATTAGCTTAAATCTAGTTAGCCTCTAACCACCATCTAATATTTTTATAAACTTTCTTTTAATTTTAAATAATCACTTCTATTTACTTCTTTTTCCTTTATCTGTAAAGCAAGAGCGACTGCTTTTTATTTGATGAAAAACTTAGCCGCGCTTATGATGAAAATCTAGCTTTAAATTTAAAAAATATGAAACGCCAAATTTAGACAAAAAGCTTAGCGAAAACTTGCTTTAAAGCACATTTTGCTAAAATCATAATTAAAAACAAAGGCAAACTATCCATTTGGGGCAATATTTTAGAATATTATTTAATCTATGATGACAATCGCTATGAGTTTGACACACAGGGCAATCTCAAGGACAACCCACAAGCTCAATTCGTACAAGGTATAACTTTTATAACACCAAATATTTAGTTTGTGAGTTAAATCTTTTTAGCTAGATAATAGTTTATAAACTGCAGCCTTGTTGTTGTTTTTTGATTATAATACACACACATATTACATTTAAGGAGCGATAATGGCAAATGATTTCAAAGTAGAAGGTTTCAATCTAGAGGACTTATTGGCAAATAAAAAGATGTCTTATCAAATCCCATCATATCAACGACCTTATGCGTGGGATAAAGATCAAATTAGCGATTTAATTGAGGATTTGACAGAATCCTATCGCAATGATAAAGAAGTGCAATATTTCTGTGGTTCATTAGTGATTGCAAGGGGTGCAAATAGCGAGCGATATGATATTATAGATGGGCAGCAGAGACTCACTACTTTTACTATTTTAGCCTGTGTGATTAGAGATTTTTACATAGATAACTTGGGAGCTGAAAACAAAGATCGCATACAAGATAGCATATATGATAAATATGATAAAGACAAACACAAGCTAAAATTTTTAACAGATGAAAAGTATCAAATTGCCTTTGAAAATAGCGTATTAAGAGAAAATGTTTTACAAGAAAGGCTAAAAGATATTAAAAAAGCACAAGATATAAAGGATAATAGATATTTACAAAATGCGTATTATCTAAAAGAAAGGCTTAAAGAAGCAATTGACGAAAATAGTATTGATATAGACGATTTTGTGTCGTGGCTTTATACAAAGGTGATTTTAACAAGAATTGAATGCCCTGATGAAGAAAGTGCGATTAGAATCTTTAATGTTTTAAATGATAGGGGTATGCCACTTAGCCCTGTGGATATTTTAAAATCTTCTCTTATGCAGTCATTAGACAAAGAGCGTAGAGAAGCTTTTAAAACAACTTGGCAAGAGATTATGTCAAATTTGAAAACAATGGGATTTTCTATGTATGACACATTAAATGCTTATCTTTACTATGCGATAGCAGACAATCCTAAAGGAAGGCTTGATAAAGAGCTTAAAACTTATTTTGAAAAAACTAAGCAAGATTCAACAGCCATTATTGAAGAGATAAAAACATTTGCAAACCACTACATTGAGATAATTAACACTAAGGATAAACATATCTATTGCTTAAGGTATCTGCCTAATCAAATCTATTGGCGAAGCATTTTGTGTGCTGCAAAAATGGTGGATTATAAAGATTACAATAAGCTAAAAGAATTGCTTATGGCTTACTATTACCAAAACCTTATAGGTATGGCAACGGCTAACAGATTTAAGCAAGTTTCATTTAATATCCTTAAAGCAGTCAAGGATATTAAACCAATAGATGAGATAAAAAACATTATGCGTGAAAATCTCAAAAAATATGGCACAACAAAAGATTATAAAGAATGGCTAGATGATGCAGATGTTTATGATTTGAAGTGGGTAAAACCAACATTACTTTTGCTTGAATACTTTTCTAAAGATGATGAAATTGGGTTTATAGAAATGGACAATAAGCTTCATACAGAGCATATCCTACCAAGAACTCCCAACGACGATTGGAAAAAAATCTTTAGCGATGAAGAAAGGGATAGCTGGACAAATGCCATAGCTAATCTAACATTGTTAAGATTTAAAAAGAATACTCAAGCTCAAAATAAAAGCTATGAAGAAAAACGCGAAGTCTATCTCAACAAGGATAATGTCAGCACAAGCTTTACTATCACACAAGATATTTTTAAGCATAAGCAATGGAATGTAGAAGCGTTAAAAATGCGAGGTGATGAGATTAAACATAAGATAGAAATACATATTGATATTTTTTAAAATCTCATTGGAATCCTAACATATATAAACAATGCGATTAAGGTAGCTTTAGCTTAATCGCATTTTGCAACCTATATCTAGTCTTTTTGCTTTACATTGTTTAAAATATGTAATTTTTCCATCACATTTCAATCCATTTGTCATAACGCTGTCAAAACATTATATTATACTTATCTAATATGTATATCAAAAAAAGGTTAGGAACTTTATGGGATTTTGCTTTTGCAATGACAAATTTAACAAAAGAAGGAAGTGTGCAGTTTGGCAATGCTAAAAAGCCCGAACAATTAATTTACAGAATTGTAGATATGACAACAAATGAAAACGACTTAGTGATGGACTTTTTTGCCGGCAGTGGGACGACCTTAGCTACCGCTCATAAAATGGGGAGAAAATGGCTAGGCGTAGAAATGGGTGAGCATTTTGACACTGTTATCTTGCCACGTATGAAAAAGGTGCTAAGTGGCGAGCAAGGTGGAATTAGTAAAGCTGCAAATTTTAGCGGTGGTGGGTGCTTTAAATACTATGAGCTTGAAAGCTATGAGCAAATCTTGCGAAATATCAAATTTAGCCCCGTGCCAAAAGACGCAGAAAATTTGCGTGAGAGTGAGCAAGACTGCTTTTTATTTGATGAAAAACTTAGCCGCGCTTATGATGAAAATCTAGCTTTAAATTTAAAAAATCTCGGAGATGAATACGCAAAT
The sequence above is a segment of the Campylobacter hyointestinalis subsp. lawsonii genome. Coding sequences within it:
- a CDS encoding DUF262 domain-containing protein — its product is MANDFKVEGFNLEDLLANKKMSYQIPSYQRPYAWDKDQISDLIEDLTESYRNDKEVQYFCGSLVIARGANSERYDIIDGQQRLTTFTILACVIRDFYIDNLGAENKDRIQDSIYDKYDKDKHKLKFLTDEKYQIAFENSVLRENVLQERLKDIKKAQDIKDNRYLQNAYYLKERLKEAIDENSIDIDDFVSWLYTKVILTRIECPDEESAIRIFNVLNDRGMPLSPVDILKSSLMQSLDKERREAFKTTWQEIMSNLKTMGFSMYDTLNAYLYYAIADNPKGRLDKELKTYFEKTKQDSTAIIEEIKTFANHYIEIINTKDKHIYCLRYLPNQIYWRSILCAAKMVDYKDYNKLKELLMAYYYQNLIGMATANRFKQVSFNILKAVKDIKPIDEIKNIMRENLKKYGTTKDYKEWLDDADVYDLKWVKPTLLLLEYFSKDDEIGFIEMDNKLHTEHILPRTPNDDWKKIFSDEERDSWTNAIANLTLLRFKKNTQAQNKSYEEKREVYLNKDNVSTSFTITQDIFKHKQWNVEALKMRGDEIKHKIEIHIDIF
- a CDS encoding DNA methyltransferase — encoded protein: MYIKKRLGTLWDFAFAMTNLTKEGSVQFGNAKKPEQLIYRIVDMTTNENDLVMDFFAGSGTTLATAHKMGRKWLGVEMGEHFDTVILPRMKKVLSGEQGGISKAANFSGGGCFKYYELESYEQILRNIKFSPVPKDAENLRESEQDCFLFDEKLSRAYDENLALNLKNLGDEYANIDLKESFLNYGIKEFDTLNDEKIMQILRNFLVW
- a CDS encoding nucleotidyltransferase family protein, coding for MQPILTKEAILAYLSEIKPSLEKDGIQKIGLFGSYAKGYADEESDIDIVVLADKKNFLERLDLCNAFEYLHDLRKQISNKFHKSVDICDFYSEQKMQENKIVKGAIYV
- a CDS encoding HepT-like ribonuclease domain-containing protein, producing the protein MSSCIKRLETAVEKIEEIEKICNLNGVTKALEDESILKPAIMKHFDVIHQQFEKLEKAQEYHILSKIDKDDLKGLKQVRNWSSHDYDNIENEIIEHAIHTKLPKLKENIQKVLKETKKDMCEDLQKKIDRFVKKQDILTSQAKSELKSDIQKSYDILQKNGLELDKTYTGKLSNIIKNNSNENVR
- a CDS encoding helix-turn-helix domain-containing protein, with protein sequence MKKIQSNDLMNIEQLEQEFGISKSAQAKARMKINQGKDNSIPFYKYGKTILYSRKAINEWLQKFAVNC